In Desulfovibrio sp. Fe33, the DNA window AACTGGCCCAGGCGGAGTGGTTTGACTACTGGGTGGTCAACGAGAGCCTTGAAGAGGCTTATGACGAACTCAAGGCCGTCTATCTGGCCGGAAAATGCAAGCCGTCGCTTCGGCCCGGCATTCTCGACAACATCATGAAGACCTGGGAAAACAATGGCTGAGCTTGTCGTCGCCCTGGATTTCAGGGATGCTGATTCGGCCCTGTCCATGGCCCGGGCCCTGCGGGGCGCAGCGCCATGGATGAAGGTCGGGCTGGAGTTGTTCACGGCCGAAGGCCCCAAGGTGGTCTCCGGCCTCAAGGAGTTGGGGTTCAAGGTCTTCCTCGATCTGAAGTTCTTCGACATCCCCAATACCGTTCAGGGGGCGGTGCGCTCGGCGGTTCGGCTGGGCGCGGACATGGTCAACATTCACGCCCTGGGCGGGGAGCGTATGGCCAGGGCGGCCATGGAGGGCTGCGCCGAGGGCGTGGTCCACGGACAGACGCCTCCCCTGGTCCTGGCCGTGACCATGCTGACCAGCATGGCGGCGGGCGACCTGCCCGTCGAGAACGCTCCCGACCCTTCCGAGATGGCCCTTGACCTGGCTGTGAAAGCCAAGCAATATGGGTTAAATGGAGTGGTCTGCTCCGGTTTGGAAGTGGAGCGGATCAAGGCGGCCTGCGGGAGTTCGTTCGCCTGCCTCACCCCCGGCATTCGCCCGGCTTCGGCCGAGGCCGGGGATCAGCGGCGGGTGGTCACTCCGGAGCGGGCAGTGCGCAGCGGGTCGGATTTCCTGGTGGTGGGCAGGCCCGTCACCAGGGCGGAGCGGCCCGAAGAAGCGGCTCGGGCTATCATCGAGGAGATGAGCCGGGCGCGATAGGAGCGAGGAATGGCCGATCGGGAGCAGGATGCCGGAACGCGGCACGAGATAGTGCGCGACGGTGCGGAGAGGATCAAGGGCGTTTTCTCCACGCAGACCGTCGCCAGGGTCGG includes these proteins:
- the pyrF gene encoding orotidine-5'-phosphate decarboxylase gives rise to the protein MAELVVALDFRDADSALSMARALRGAAPWMKVGLELFTAEGPKVVSGLKELGFKVFLDLKFFDIPNTVQGAVRSAVRLGADMVNIHALGGERMARAAMEGCAEGVVHGQTPPLVLAVTMLTSMAAGDLPVENAPDPSEMALDLAVKAKQYGLNGVVCSGLEVERIKAACGSSFACLTPGIRPASAEAGDQRRVVTPERAVRSGSDFLVVGRPVTRAERPEEAARAIIEEMSRAR